Below is a window of Blastocatellia bacterium DNA.
CTGGCGCGTACAGCTCGCTCAAACTCTTCGGCCAATTCCCACGCGCTCTGCGGTCGGGCCGCCGGATCTTTGTGCAGCGCGCGCAGCACGACCGCTTCCATTTCCGGACTCAACTCCGGTCGAAGGACACGCAGCGGCGGTGGTTCCTCATGAACGTGCTTGAGCATCACGTCCATGGGATCGCCCTCAAAGGGCGGACGCCCTGCCAGCATCTCGTACAAGATCACGCCCAAGCTGTAGATGTCCGAAGCCACGGTCGGACTCTTCGCGTTGCATTGCTCCGGAGAAGCGTATTCGGGCGTGCCGACGAAGACGCTGCGCGAGATGGGCAAAGCCCCACGCTTTTGCTCATCGAGGACCTTCGCAATGCCGAAGTCTAAAACCTTGACGTAGTCCTTCTCTCCCGCCACCTGCTGTAGGATGATGTTGGCGGGTTTGAGATCGCGGTGGATGATCCCTTGCGCATGCGCTTCCGCCACCGCCGAGCAGATCTGCCTGAGGATGCGCGCAGCGCGTTGCGGGGAGAAGGGGCCTTCGCGCTTCAGCACCTCGGCGAGCGTTTCCCCTTCCAGATACTCCATGAGGAGATAGACGATCTCCTCCTCGCGCCCGCAGTCAATAATGTTGATCGCGTGCGGATGCATGACGTAGGCCGCTGCGCGCGCTTCGTGAAGGAAGCGCTCGACGAAGCTCGGATAGGCCGCCAGATCCTCCAACAGGACTTTGAGGGCAACCACCTTCCCCGTCCCCAGATGACGCGCGCGGTAGACGCTCCCCATCCCGCCCTGTCCGATCTTCGCTTCGATTCGGTACTTGCCAGCGATCGTGCGCCCGAGGAGCCGATCCGGCTTGGCCTCTCCCATCGCTTCAGTCATCGACATGAGGTCTCCGAAGCGATTGCCTATTCTTCCCCTTCTGCCGTATCCTGATAGGCTTTATCTTATCGCAAAACGGATCGGATGCAAGCCAATTCCGCCGAAGGAGGTCGCAGCATGTCGAAGCTCACACGCCGACATTTCATAGCGAGCGGATTGACGTTCCTCGCGGCTCATCGGATGCGCTCCGGATACGCGCAATCGAGGACGCCGAATCGGCCGTTGGCCATCGCCAGCGCCAATCGCATCACCCTGCCCGACGGTACCGTGTACTACAACGGGATTCGCGCGACCGAGCGAGCGTTCCAACTCATGCGCGCTGGAAGCGACCCGCTGGATGCCGTCATCGCGGGCGTCAATATCGTCGAGGACGATCCCAATGACATGAGCGTCGGCTATGGTGGTCTCCCCAACGAGGAGGGTGAGGTCGAGCTGGATGCCTCGGTCATGCACGGGCCGACGGGGCGTTGCGGCGCCGTCGCGGCCTTGCGCTACATCAAGAATCCCTCCAAGGTCGCGCGTCTCGTCATGGAGGAGACAGATCACATCCTGTTGGTCGGCGAAGGAGCGTTGCGCTTCGCGCTCTCCTTCGGATTCAAGAAGGAAGAGCTGCTGACCGAACGCGCGCGCCAGATATGGCTGCAGTGGCGACGCGAGCGCGGCGAGCGCGACCACTGGATGCAAAATAAGCTCCCGGGGGCGCTGCGTTCCGCTCTGCCGAATGAGGATTGGCGGCAGTTCACTGGGACGATCAGTTGCTTGGCCATCACCGAAGCGGGGGATATGGCCGGCGTGACCACTACGAGCGGCCTCGCCTTCAAAGTCCCGGGACGCGTCGGTGATTCTCCGATCATCGGCTGCGGCCTCTACGTGGACAATGAGGTGGGGGCAGCGGGTTCGACCGGTTGGGGAGAGGACAACATTCGCGTCGTAGGCGCACACACGGTCGTGGAGAACATGCGGCGTGGCATGAGCCCGCTCGAAGCCTGTTTGGACGCCTTGCGGCGCGTCGTCAAACTCTACGGCGGTCGGCCCGTGAATCAGTTGAACTTCTACGCCATCAACAAAAACGGCGAATACGCCGGAGCCGCCATCTTCAAAGGAGCGCAGTTCGCCGTCACTGATGCGCGCGGCAGTCGTGTCGAGGACTCCGCCTATCTCTTCGAGCGCCGTCCTTCGTAGGGAAGAGCGCATCATCACTGGTTCGTTGAGGCAATGGGCGAAGAATACCATTCGGCCAATGGCCTCGCGTTCTGAGCGAAGCTCTGGGAGATCGCTTCGCCTCATCGGCGTGAGGCCTTGCTCGTTCGAACGCTTGACAAGGTGCGGGCGGAAGGCGTAGTATCGCGCAGGGAATTGGAGCGAAGGGGGGATTGGGTTGAACCTGCCGAACGCGGTGACATTGCTCAGAATTTTCATCGTCCCGCTACTTGTCGTCGTTCTGCTCACGCGCGTCTCGGAAGCGTGGTTCGGAGTCTCGCAGCGACTGTTGGGGGTCGCGATCTTCTTGGCGGCGGCGTTCACGGATTGGCTCGACGGCTTTTTGGCGCGTCGTCGGCGTCAGATCTCGCCGTTGGGAATGCTGCTGGATCCGCTCGCGGACAAGCTGTTGATCTCGGCGGCATTGATCGCACTCGTGGACAATCGGCTGGCACCGGCTTGGGCAGTCGTTATCATCATCGGGCGCGAGTTCGCCGTGACCGGATTGCGCGGCATCGCCGCGCGCGAAGGATTGGTGATCGCTCCCTCGCGGATGGGGAAGTTCAAAATGCTCGCCGAAGTGATCGCCGTCGCCCTGCTCATCCTCAGCATGACCGATGAAGGCGGGCCACCGGTCACTCCCTATGCCGTCCCGGTCTTTTGGGAAGCCCCCGCCTTCGTCCACGTGCTCGCGCGTTTCTCGGCCAGTGGATACCTCTCGGCGCACGACGTGCGCATCTTGCTCTACAGCGCTGGTCGCGCCGTCCTCTGGCTCGTCGTTATCTCCTCCATCTGGTCCATGTACGGCTATTTTCGACAGTTCTACGCCTTCGTGCGAAATCCGGTGCACGAGCGACTCTCCACATCTCCGCTGGCTCAGATCGAGGAAGATGTGCTGGCACGTTCGTCCGGACGCCCCTCGTGATCGCGTGGCTCATCGGTGGAAGAAGATGCCCCAGTAGCTATTGACCATCCAATGGAGGAAGGCCGCCACCGTCACCTTTCCCGTCCTCAGGTAGGCGAGCCCGTAGAACCATCCGGCGATGGTCGCCAGCACGACATACACCCATGTCGGTTCGTCCGGATTATTGGCGTGGGCGAACCCGAAGATGAGCGACGCGATGGCCAAAGCGCACATGGGATGCTCCTGCCAGCGCCGGACCAGCAGATTGAGCATGACGCCGCGAAAGAGCAGTTCTTCGGGCAATGCGATCAAGAAGGCCGTGGCGAGGAGCACAGGACCGATCTCCGAAAGCGGGCGCATCGCGGGCGAGGACGCCACAAAGTGCGTGGGGATGGCCAATGGAATGGCGAAGAACGTCACGAAGAGCGCGAAGTAGAGTCCCGCTCGCGCGACGTCCGCTCGACCGAGGAGGAACGTGTATCCAATTCCCTCCAAACGACGCACACCGAGAAAGAGCACGAGCAGCCACATCACCCCAAGGAGCTTGTCCATGCCGATTCCCGGTCGTCGCGGAATCTCAGCCAGCGGGAGCCACTCGAATTCGATCGGAAACCAGAGGGCGACAATGGCGAGCGCGTCTTGAAGCGTGAATCCTTCGTGGTTGGGACGTCGGACGGTGAGAGCGACGGTGGGGATCAGCAGATACGCCGCGCACGCCCACACCGCCTCCCAGCGAAATTGGCCGAGGGCGAGCGCTGACAGAGCGGCAAGGGCCGTGAGTGCGAAGACCAACAGGAAGATGTTCGCGTGACGAAGCGCATCATCTCGGCGAACGAAGGCCACGAGTTTCTCCCGTCCCTCTGCTGTGCCGAGCAGCAGCGTCGGCCAAAAGAAGAGGGCGAACGCAAGGAGAGCACTCAGGCGCAAGCGCCACGGTGCCTCCTGCAAGGCATAGATCGAGAACGCTCCGGTCGTCACCAGCAAGAGAAGACCGACGATGAGCCGTTCGCACCGCGTGGGCGTCATACCGATCGTCTTCGCGTGAGCAGTCTCTCGGCTCGCGCCGTCTCGCCCCATTCTTGATACAGTGCGGCCAGGCGCTCGGCCAACCGCGAGGCCTTCGTCCCGAGCACCTTGATTCCCTGTTCCCCTACTCGTATGGCCCGATCCGGATAGTTCGCCTGAAGGTAGTGGTCGAACAACTCCAGGTAGTCCTCCTCGGAGACCAAACTCTTGTGCCGAGCCGTTTCATATTCTTCGATCAGGCCTTCGAGGCGACAGAGCTTGGCGAGCAACGCATGGGCGCCGGTGTCGGCTTCGAGAAGATGCTCCTTCAGTTCGGCGATCACATCGGCCCGGCGATCCCATCGTCCGGCCAATGCTAACAGTCTGGGCTCAAGGAGCGCGCGCGTGGACGCACGTCCAAGCAGAAACAGCGTGACCATGTCGCGCAAGACGGACACCGCGAGTTTCGGATCGCGCTCGAAGGCCTGGGCCTTTGCCTCGATGAGTCCCAGTGCGTGTTCGAGGATCGCCGTCGGGTCCACATCCGGCCGACGCCGACAGAATTCAACAGTCCGTTTGAACGTCTCTCGCACAATCGCTCCCGCGACCTCGGGGTCGAAGGTCTTCGCCCACGTGAGCAGGTGAGCGATGCGCCTCTCGCTCCGCGCGATGCCTTTGGACGAAGCCCCGAACATTCGGCGAAAGAGCAACGTGATGTAGTGAGGCAGCCGTTCCGGGCGCAGCGTCTCCCTCCATCGCTGGAAGGCCTCTTCGAGAGCGCTGTTCATGCGGATCTCTTCGAGAAGAAGGTCGCGGAGGAGATCGGTGGGGAGTGCCTCCACCCATGTCGCGAGAGCTTCCGCTTGTCCTCCTGCGGACGGACCCGATTGCAGCTCCTCGCGCTGATCAAGCCAGGCGAAGAGCACGGCCACGACATGCTTGCAAACTCCCCAATAGGGGCAGGAACATTGCGAGTGCAGCTCCCCGCCTTCGGTCCACACCTCGACGCGGTAGGAGCGTTCCAACTGACCGCGCACGCGTGCCCGCAGGTGATCCTGAGTTACAAGCTGTATCTCTTGGACGCGACCGCTTCGATGATAGCATCGGCCTCGCTCCACGACAGCGTCGCTCTCGGCATACCCCTCGATGTCCCGCGCGCTGAGCGTCCGCAGGTCTGGCATACGTCCCCGAGCCCGTTTGACCCATTCGCTCGACCGTTGGTATTGTATGTCATGGACATGCGAACGGAGAAGCGCATGCGAGGAATCATGTGGAGGAATCATCGCGCGTGGGCGCTCGTCGCCTGCGTCGTCCTGCTGCTCGGGTCTTCTCCGAACCCGTCAGCGGATGTGAGGAATGGCTTCAGCGAACAGCCGCCAGTGGGGGCCTCGCGCGCGATGGCTGAACTTCGCGCCCTCTTCTCGCGCGGAAGTCAACCATCGGATGGGGAACTGCAAGCGCTCGAACGGCGGCATCCGAATACTTCGGCAGCGGCCCTCGCCCGCTTGCTGCGGGGGTATCGAAAGTACACTGCCCGAGAGTATACGGCAGCGGTAGACGCCCTCAAGGACCCCATCATCCCGGCGAGGACGAAGCTCGGGGATTACGCTCTCTACTATCTGGCCAAGAGTCTTCAAGCGCTCGGTCGCGCCACTGAGGCCGAAGCGCAGTTGGTGAAGCTCTGGCACACGTATCCGAACTCGATCTATGCGCGTTTGGCGCTGTTGGAGGCAGCGCGCTCGGCGCTCGAGCGCGGAGAGGCGATGACAGCGATCGCACGCATTGCGCCGTTGGCGGAAGCTGGCGATGTGTCGGCGCTTCTGCTCCAAGCTGAAGGGTACGAGAAACTCGGCCAGACGGAGCGGGCCATTCGATTGTACGAGCGCATACATTTCGATCTGCCGCCGGCGCGCGACAGCGCCAGAGCCCGCGAGCGATTGCTTCGGTTGGGCGTCGTCGTGGACGACGTGGTGCGTTATGGGCGAGAACGCGCGCAAGGGCGTGCCGATCGGCTCTACGAAGCCGGAGCGTATGAGGAAGCGGCACAAGCGTATCGCGCGCTGCGTGCCGCCTTCCCCGAGGTGACGCGCCAGGCCGCTGTGCTCTTGCGTTTCGGCGTGAGTCTGCTCCGTACAGGCGCTGTGCGCGAAGCGAGCATAGTGCTTCAGCAAGCGAGCGAACGCGCCGCGGCCGAGCTGCAGGCCGAAGCCCTTTATTTTCTGGCGGAGAGTCATCGGCGGCTCGGGCGCGTGACTGACTTCCTGGAGACAAGTCGCCGCTTGGTCGAGCGTCATCCCCAAAGCCCTTGGGCGGCGCGTGCATTGCTCGACCGCGCGCGATTCCACGAGCGGAATAACGACCGCGAAGCGGCACTGGCCGCCTGCCGACAGTTAGTCTCCCTTCAACCCGATTCCGAGCTCGCTCCCGAAGCGTTTTGGATGCTCGGGTGGAATGCCTATCGGCGCAAGGCATACGAGGAGGCCTCCCGCGCACTTTTACCAATTGCCGCGCGGCATCCGCAGTCGGAATTGTTGGCTCAAGCGGCATATTGGGCCGCGCGGGCTGAGGAACGGCTGGGACGCAGAGAGCGCGCCGTGCTCCTCTACGAGAAGATCGTCGAGCGATATCGCGACGCCTACTACGGCCAATTGGCGCGCCAACGCCTGGAGCGTCTGAAAGCCCGTGGGATCGTCGCCTCATGGCCGGCCCGACGACAAGGCGAATCCTTGGGCGATCCTCTGCTTGAGCGCGCGCTCGCGAATCTGCGTCCTCCTCGCGCTCCTGAAGAGACGGCCGGACCTTCTACTCTCGATCGCGTGGAGAAGGCGCTCGAGTTGCGCGCGATTCGTTTGGACGAATTGGCGCTCGGCGAGCTCACCCTGGCTCAACGCGAGGCGCCGACGTCGCCCCGCGTTTGTTTGGAATTGGCGCGCCTCTATCGAGATCGCGGGGATCCTCTGGCGGCGATCAATGTGCTGCGACAAGCTCATCCCGAGCATGCTGCTTATCGAGGCGATGAGGTCTCGGAAGAGGTCTTTCGCTTACTCTTCCCCCTCACTCATTGGGACCTCATTCGGCGAAATGCCGAAGCGCATGGTCTGGACCCCTATCTGGTTGCTGGGCTGATTCGACAGGAATCGGGATTCCATCCGCGAGCGCGTTCGGTTGCCAACGCGCGCGGCTTGATGCAACTGATCCCTTCGACTGGGCGATTGGTCGCTCGCCGATATGGCCTGCGGCGCCTCTCGCCCGAACGGCTCTATGATCCCGCTCTGAACATTCGCTTAGGGACGGCCTATTTGGCCGAGCAGTTGCGACGATTTGGGCGGATCGAGTATGCCCTGGCGGCGTATAATGCCGGGCCCGTGCGCGTCGTGCGGTGGCTCCGAGAGCTTCCCACCGAGGAGATGGATGAGTGGGTCGAGAGCATCCCGATCACCGAAACGCGGCAGTACGTCAAAAGCATCATTCGCAACGTCGCGCATTATCGCCGAATCTACAGCACGTCGTGAGGGGATGATGAAGCGCGCAGGGACACTCGCTCTTCTGCTCGCCATTCTGCTTCCCACCGAAGGAAGGGAGCCAGCCCTTTCAGGCCAGTCACGCGCTTCCGCGCACCTAGTGATCTCCACGCGACCGGCAGCCGTCGTCTTCGTGAATGACGTTCGCCGAGGAGTGACTGATGCGCGTGGTCGGCTGACGCTCGTGCTGGAGCCGGGGACGTATACGTTGCGCGTGAGCAAGACGGGTTATGAAGAAGCGCACGTGCGTCTTCGTCTCACGCCCGGGATGCGGCGGCAGCTCGCCCTGGCGCTTCCTCCGCTGCGAGATCCCGCCGAACGACATCGCCAGCAGGGGGATGCGTTGCGCGAGCAGCGACAATTCGCGCAAGCGGCCGCCGAATATCGGAAAGCGATCGCCTTGCGAAAGGGGCGCTTCCCCCGCGCTCGTCTCGGATTGGCGCGCGCGCTGTTGGCGCTGGAGGAACCCGAGGAGGCCTTGCGCCAAGTCCGGCGCGCCATCGCAGAGAGTCGCACGCCGCTTCCCGAAGCCCGCACCCTTTTGGGGAACATCCTTCGCGCTCAAGGCCTCTACGAAGACGCCATTCGCGAATATCGCGCGGCCTTGCGACAGGCGAACAATTTCTCCCCCGAAGCTCATGCTGGGCTCGCGCTGGCGCTCGGAGAGCTTGGGGAGACTGAACCGGCGATCGCTCACATGCGGACGGCGATCGCTCAAAACGCCGATGCGGAGCCGATCCTCTATTACCTCCTCGGCAACCTCCTGCTCGATGCTGATCGTCCTCAGGAAGCCATTGCCGCCTACGAAACCTATTTGCGGTTAGCGCCACAAAGCGAGACGGCGCCGGCCGTCCGCTCGCTCGTCGAACAATTGCGCAAGGAACTCGCGTCGCAGGAGCTGCGATGAAACCGTCGGCTGATGACATCGTGGCGTCGGCGCACGCGCCCGACGTTGGAGAAATCCACGCCGTGCCGAGGGAGTGCCCGAGCGTGGTCATCGTGGGGCGACCCAACGTCGGAAAATCCACGCTCTTCAATCGCCTGGTGGGAGCGCGACGCGCGATCGTGGGCGATGAGCCTGGAATCACGCGCGATCGTCTTCACGGGCGGGTGCGATGGCGCGGTCGAGAATTCGAGTTGGTGGATACGGGCGGGCTCCTTCCGGACGAGGATGCGCTCATTCCGGCGAGCATCGTGCGGCAAGCCGAAGTCGCCATCGCACGCGCCGCTTTGCTCCTCTTCATGGTGGACGTGCGCGAGGGGATGACGCCGCTTGATGAAGATCTGGCGCGGCGGTTGCGCCGATTCGGCAAGCCGATCTTCTTGATCGTCAACAAGGTGGACGCGGCTCGATGGGAAGTACATGTCGAGGAATTTCGCCGTCTCGGATTCTCGCGCGTCTTCCCCATCTCGGCCGAACACGGGCATGGTATCGGCGAATTGCTCGAAGCGATCTTGGAGATCGTCCCAGCTCCGGAAGTGCCCGAGACGCGTCCCGAGGAGATTCGCCTCGCCATCATTGGAAGACCGAACGTGGGGAAATCCTCGTTGGTGAATCGGCTGCTCGGGACCGAGCGGGTGATCGTCGCGCCCACGCCCGGCACGACCCGCGATGCCGTGGATTCGGAGCTGGAGTACGAGGGGACGCGATTCCGCGTGATTGATACGGCGGGCATTCGGCGAAAGTCGCGGGTGCTGGAGCAGACCGAGCGCGTGGCCGTGCTCATGGCCAAGCGGCATATCGAGCGCGCCGACGTCGCCGTGCTCCTCATTGATGCTCTCGAAGGCCCCACGGCTCTGGAGGCGCACATCGGCGGATTCGCTCACGAAGCGGGGAAATCGCTCATCCTCGCCGTCAACAAATGGGATCTCGTCGAAAAGGATCATACGGCGGCGGCGCGCATGGAAGCTGCCGTTCGCGCGCGCTTGCGATTCCTCGATTATGCGCCCCTTGTCTTCATCTCGGCGCTCACGGGACAGCACGTCACTCAAATCCTCGAGCTGGCGAAGAAGGCCTACGAGGCGCGGCATCTGCGCATCCCGACGGCCGAGTTGAATCGCTTCTTCCAAGCCTTCGTCGCCGAATCTCGAGCGACGACGAGTCGTCGGCACGTGCGCGTGCAGTATCTCACGCAAGCGGGCGTGGATCCCCCGACGTTCATCCTCTTCTTGAATTCGCGACGGGAGAAATTGGAAGCCGCCTACGAGCGATACATTGAGAATCGGCTGCGCGAGCAGTACGAGTTCTTCGCCACGCCGATTCGCATTAAGCAGCGACTCAAGACGTGAGCTTTCTCCTGGGGGTCCCTACATGGAGGGCAAACGCGTCGCCGAGAGTCAGGTCGTCCTCAGCCAAATGATGCAACCGGAGCACGCGAACATCTTGGGGAACGTGCACGGCGGATGGATCATGAAGCTCGTTGATGAGGCCGGGGCGATCGTCGCCTCGCGCCATGCGCGCAAGCCCGTCGTCACGGTCGTCGTGGATTCGATTCGGTTCTGCGCGCCCGTGCACGTCGGCGACCTCGTGCACGTGCGCGCGCGCCTGACGCAAGCCTGGCGGACTTCAATGGAAGTGGAAGTCGAGGTCGAAGCCGAGACGCTCTTGACGGGCGAGCGACGCGTGACGTCAACGGCGTATCTCGTCTACGTCGCCCTGGACGAATCGGGGCGCCCGACGCCCGTTCCGCCGTTGGAGTTGGTGAGCGATGAGGAACGCCGTCGCGCCGCGGAGGCCGAACGGCGTCGTGCCGAACGCTTGGCCCGTCGCGAAGCCGAAGGCACTTCGCGCGCAAATTGAAGGCGCGCCGAGCGGTTCCTTCCGATCCATGAGGTCTCGCAAGGAGCCCTTGCCCTTCCTCCTCGGTTTCCAGTAACATCGCATGTCCCCTAGTGGGGGTCGAGAGATCCCTCGGAAAAACGTTCACGGCGAGGAGCAAGGCGTATGGAGATCAAGCTCGTCGAATATCGTGTGGAGGATGGCATCGCCATCATCGAGCTTTCCGATCCCCCGGCAAATACCTACACCTACGAGATGATGCGCCAGTTCGATGAGGCCATCCTCCAAGCGCGCTTCGATGATAGCGTGCATGTGCTCGTGGTCACCGGTTCCGGAGATCGGTTCTTCTGCGCCGGAGCCAACATTCGCATGCTCGCGGAGGTGACGCCGCAGTACAAGTATTACTTCTGCCTGCACGCCAACGAGACGTTGAATCGCTTGGAGAACACGCCCAAGCTCGTGATCGCGGCGCTCAATGGGCATACGGTCGGTGGAGGATTGGAGATCGCGCTCGCGTGCGATATTCGTATCGCTCGGAAGGACAGCGGGAAGATCGGATTGCCCGAGGTCTCGCTCGGCGTCCTGCCTGGCACCGGAGGCACACAGCGCTTAGCGCGATTGCTGGGGAAAGCGCGCGCCCTGGAGTTGATGGTCACCGGGCGATTGCTGACCTACGAGGAAGCGTTGGAGATCGGGCTCATCCACCACATCTTCCCGAACGAGAATTTCATGGCGCACGTCCTGGAGTACGCGCGCCAATTCCTCCCCCCGCGGAAAGCGAGCCGCGCCGTCGGCCACATCAAGCGCGCCGTGCAATCGGGCTGGGAGATGTCCTTGTACGACGGGCTGGCGCTCGAGCGCGAGTTGCAGCAATTGCTCTTTCAAAGCGAGGACGCGCGCGAAGGCTTGTGGGCTTACGTCGAGAGGCGCGAGCCGCGATTCCAAGGGCGATGAAGCGCACCGTGCGCTTTGACAGCTAGCGCGAGACCTCCCTAAAATGGCGCGCGTGAGCGCGGAGGGACGGATTTCGGCTCGAGGAACATCGTTCGAGCGCGCGCGTTCAGGGATAGGTTTCTTCGCAGGACCGCTCCTGTTTCTTCTCGTCTTACTGCTGCCGACACCGGATGCCTTCTGGCGCGAGGCGGAAGCGCAGGCGGCCGCTTCCCCCGCCGCGTTAGAGACTGCGCATTTAGCCTTCAGCATGAAGGTGACGCTCGCGCTGCTTGTGCTCATGGTCACGTGGTGGGTGACCGAAGCCGTTCCCCTTCCTGTCACAGCGCTTCTGCCCGGCATCATTCTTCCCCTGTTTCAGGTCATCGGCGTTCAAGATGGTCGGCCAGTTGAGTTGAACGGTCGTGCGGTGCTCGCGCACTATGCCAATCCCGTGATCTTCCTCTTCCTCTCGGGATTCCTGATCGCGGGGGCGATGCAGAAGTGGGGCTTGGATCGGCGCATCGCTCTTTGGATTTTGACGCGTGGGAACATCGCGGCGAGTCCCGGCAAAATCTTGCTAAGCTTAATGGGGGCTTCAGCCTTCCTCTCGATGTGGGTCTCGAACACAGCGACGACGGCCATGATGCTCCCGATTGGCTTCGGCATTCTTTCGCGCGTGTCGGGGGCT
It encodes the following:
- a CDS encoding CPBP family intramembrane metalloprotease; the encoded protein is MTPTRCERLIVGLLLLVTTGAFSIYALQEAPWRLRLSALLAFALFFWPTLLLGTAEGREKLVAFVRRDDALRHANIFLLVFALTALAALSALALGQFRWEAVWACAAYLLIPTVALTVRRPNHEGFTLQDALAIVALWFPIEFEWLPLAEIPRRPGIGMDKLLGVMWLLVLFLGVRRLEGIGYTFLLGRADVARAGLYFALFVTFFAIPLAIPTHFVASSPAMRPLSEIGPVLLATAFLIALPEELLFRGVMLNLLVRRWQEHPMCALAIASLIFGFAHANNPDEPTWVYVVLATIAGWFYGLAYLRTGKVTVAAFLHWMVNSYWGIFFHR
- the der gene encoding ribosome biogenesis GTPase Der; its protein translation is MKPSADDIVASAHAPDVGEIHAVPRECPSVVIVGRPNVGKSTLFNRLVGARRAIVGDEPGITRDRLHGRVRWRGREFELVDTGGLLPDEDALIPASIVRQAEVAIARAALLLFMVDVREGMTPLDEDLARRLRRFGKPIFLIVNKVDAARWEVHVEEFRRLGFSRVFPISAEHGHGIGELLEAILEIVPAPEVPETRPEEIRLAIIGRPNVGKSSLVNRLLGTERVIVAPTPGTTRDAVDSELEYEGTRFRVIDTAGIRRKSRVLEQTERVAVLMAKRHIERADVAVLLIDALEGPTALEAHIGGFAHEAGKSLILAVNKWDLVEKDHTAAARMEAAVRARLRFLDYAPLVFISALTGQHVTQILELAKKAYEARHLRIPTAELNRFFQAFVAESRATTSRRHVRVQYLTQAGVDPPTFILFLNSRREKLEAAYERYIENRLREQYEFFATPIRIKQRLKT
- a CDS encoding transglycosylase SLT domain-containing protein produces the protein MWRNHRAWALVACVVLLLGSSPNPSADVRNGFSEQPPVGASRAMAELRALFSRGSQPSDGELQALERRHPNTSAAALARLLRGYRKYTAREYTAAVDALKDPIIPARTKLGDYALYYLAKSLQALGRATEAEAQLVKLWHTYPNSIYARLALLEAARSALERGEAMTAIARIAPLAEAGDVSALLLQAEGYEKLGQTERAIRLYERIHFDLPPARDSARARERLLRLGVVVDDVVRYGRERAQGRADRLYEAGAYEEAAQAYRALRAAFPEVTRQAAVLLRFGVSLLRTGAVREASIVLQQASERAAAELQAEALYFLAESHRRLGRVTDFLETSRRLVERHPQSPWAARALLDRARFHERNNDREAALAACRQLVSLQPDSELAPEAFWMLGWNAYRRKAYEEASRALLPIAARHPQSELLAQAAYWAARAEERLGRRERAVLLYEKIVERYRDAYYGQLARQRLERLKARGIVASWPARRQGESLGDPLLERALANLRPPRAPEETAGPSTLDRVEKALELRAIRLDELALGELTLAQREAPTSPRVCLELARLYRDRGDPLAAINVLRQAHPEHAAYRGDEVSEEVFRLLFPLTHWDLIRRNAEAHGLDPYLVAGLIRQESGFHPRARSVANARGLMQLIPSTGRLVARRYGLRRLSPERLYDPALNIRLGTAYLAEQLRRFGRIEYALAAYNAGPVRVVRWLRELPTEEMDEWVESIPITETRQYVKSIIRNVAHYRRIYSTS
- the pgsA gene encoding CDP-diacylglycerol--glycerol-3-phosphate 3-phosphatidyltransferase → MNLPNAVTLLRIFIVPLLVVVLLTRVSEAWFGVSQRLLGVAIFLAAAFTDWLDGFLARRRRQISPLGMLLDPLADKLLISAALIALVDNRLAPAWAVVIIIGREFAVTGLRGIAAREGLVIAPSRMGKFKMLAEVIAVALLILSMTDEGGPPVTPYAVPVFWEAPAFVHVLARFSASGYLSAHDVRILLYSAGRAVLWLVVISSIWSMYGYFRQFYAFVRNPVHERLSTSPLAQIEEDVLARSSGRPS
- a CDS encoding SWIM zinc finger family protein; protein product: MPDLRTLSARDIEGYAESDAVVERGRCYHRSGRVQEIQLVTQDHLRARVRGQLERSYRVEVWTEGGELHSQCSCPYWGVCKHVVAVLFAWLDQREELQSGPSAGGQAEALATWVEALPTDLLRDLLLEEIRMNSALEEAFQRWRETLRPERLPHYITLLFRRMFGASSKGIARSERRIAHLLTWAKTFDPEVAGAIVRETFKRTVEFCRRRPDVDPTAILEHALGLIEAKAQAFERDPKLAVSVLRDMVTLFLLGRASTRALLEPRLLALAGRWDRRADVIAELKEHLLEADTGAHALLAKLCRLEGLIEEYETARHKSLVSEEDYLELFDHYLQANYPDRAIRVGEQGIKVLGTKASRLAERLAALYQEWGETARAERLLTRRRSV
- a CDS encoding acyl-CoA thioesterase translates to MEGKRVAESQVVLSQMMQPEHANILGNVHGGWIMKLVDEAGAIVASRHARKPVVTVVVDSIRFCAPVHVGDLVHVRARLTQAWRTSMEVEVEVEAETLLTGERRVTSTAYLVYVALDESGRPTPVPPLELVSDEERRRAAEAERRRAERLARREAEGTSRAN
- a CDS encoding isoaspartyl peptidase/L-asparaginase, which translates into the protein MSKLTRRHFIASGLTFLAAHRMRSGYAQSRTPNRPLAIASANRITLPDGTVYYNGIRATERAFQLMRAGSDPLDAVIAGVNIVEDDPNDMSVGYGGLPNEEGEVELDASVMHGPTGRCGAVAALRYIKNPSKVARLVMEETDHILLVGEGALRFALSFGFKKEELLTERARQIWLQWRRERGERDHWMQNKLPGALRSALPNEDWRQFTGTISCLAITEAGDMAGVTTTSGLAFKVPGRVGDSPIIGCGLYVDNEVGAAGSTGWGEDNIRVVGAHTVVENMRRGMSPLEACLDALRRVVKLYGGRPVNQLNFYAINKNGEYAGAAIFKGAQFAVTDARGSRVEDSAYLFERRPS
- a CDS encoding tetratricopeptide repeat protein translates to MKRAGTLALLLAILLPTEGREPALSGQSRASAHLVISTRPAAVVFVNDVRRGVTDARGRLTLVLEPGTYTLRVSKTGYEEAHVRLRLTPGMRRQLALALPPLRDPAERHRQQGDALREQRQFAQAAAEYRKAIALRKGRFPRARLGLARALLALEEPEEALRQVRRAIAESRTPLPEARTLLGNILRAQGLYEDAIREYRAALRQANNFSPEAHAGLALALGELGETEPAIAHMRTAIAQNADAEPILYYLLGNLLLDADRPQEAIAAYETYLRLAPQSETAPAVRSLVEQLRKELASQELR
- a CDS encoding enoyl-CoA hydratase/isomerase family protein, producing MEIKLVEYRVEDGIAIIELSDPPANTYTYEMMRQFDEAILQARFDDSVHVLVVTGSGDRFFCAGANIRMLAEVTPQYKYYFCLHANETLNRLENTPKLVIAALNGHTVGGGLEIALACDIRIARKDSGKIGLPEVSLGVLPGTGGTQRLARLLGKARALELMVTGRLLTYEEALEIGLIHHIFPNENFMAHVLEYARQFLPPRKASRAVGHIKRAVQSGWEMSLYDGLALERELQQLLFQSEDAREGLWAYVERREPRFQGR